The genomic segment AATAAAGGATTTAAACAAAGCTAGGCTTATATATAGATGTAAACAAGGAAAAGTTTTTGTTGCATCAATTAGTCATGTTTGGTGTGTGAGAGCAATTGATGTAACACACCAAATTAGAACATTACTTGAACAAACTCAATTTCAATTGGCATTAAAATTAACTGTatgttaataacatattttattgttttttttttcattctagtATTTagtctaattttaatataaaattttttgttattttagagTTTGTCAGATATATCTGAGGAGGAAAAagtgaaacaaatatataaaattcaaactttATATGCTCATCATCTATTCCGTAGTAAAAGATTTCAAGAAGCAATGgaccaatttttaaaaataggaaCAGATCCATATGAAGTAATTATGTTATTTCCTGATTTAGTTACACCATCTAGTAATAATCCTGAAGTCAGTGATCCAACATTACCTAAACTTCAAGATCATGATTTGGAAAAAGGTCTACGTGCATTAATAGTTTTTCTTACTGAAGTTAGACACAAATTAATGGGAGATTCAAAAGCCAAGGATAAAgataatatcaaagaaaaatctctgatagaagggaaaaaaaatatgacagCAGTAGCCACAGAAcagctattaaaaataatagatacaactttattaaaatgttatttgcaggtaatttataacaataataaatagctataatttcaatcatttatgCAATCATGtttatgcaattataatttataaaaattttttatagaccACTGATGCATTAGTAGCACCGTTACTCAGGTTAAATCACTGTCATTTGGCAGAAGctgaaaaaactttattaatgcATCAAAAATATCCtgaacttattatattatatcaaactaAAGGACAACACAGAAAAGCATTAGAACTTCTTGAAAAACatgcaaaagaaaatgattctaGTCTAAAAGGTACTGCAAGAACAATACAATATTTGCAGCACCTTGGTAAagattatatagatttaattttaaaatttgctgGTTGGGTCTTGAATGAAGATCCAGAACAAGgacttcgaatttttatagaagataTACAGGTAATGTAtattggataatattttttgtaggtttttataatatattttttataaattgcgtTTATAATTCTAGGAAGTCGAACAATTACCAAGAGCAAAAGTGTTGGATTATCTTCTTCGTTGTCATAAGGATTTAGttataacatatttagaaCATGTAGTACATGTTTGGGAAGATACTAATCTTTTGTTCCATAATGTTTTAATACatcaatataaagaaaaatgtttagcATGTATGAGTGAAAATGCTACACCAGCCGAAAAACAAACAGCTCAATATATTAGGCaaaaattacaacaatttttacaaaaatctgAGCATTATATGCCTGAAACAGTATTAGTTCATTTTccattcgataatttattcgaagaacGCGCAATTATTCTTGAACGACTTGCACGTCATCAGCaagttatttcaatatatattagtcTTCTTAATGATGTACCAAAAGCAATTGAGTATTGTAATAAAGTATACACTAGATATCAAAGTAGGTATTagcttaaatattaaaaagtatttatttattattatataattatattattattataaatatatacaattattttatttttatatgaagaaaATGCAGATAAACAAAAACAATCTAATGGAGCTGATGAAGTTTATGTAATGCTTATTCAACAATTATTGAAACCtgatgataaagaaaatttgatggcaggtaaaattttatcatatccaatataatattcattttaaaataatgaatagtacatatttatatcagGGTGTAGttcagaaattcaaaaaacagCACAGCCCGATTTGGAAATGGCGCTTCGATTGCTCGAAGAACACGCAGCGAAGATAGATCCTTTAAAGGCATTAGAAATTCTACCTGATAATGTTTCTATAGGTAGAATAAGGCATTTTTTAGAAGTCAGTTTACAGGAAAAATTGAATGCTAAACGAAGAATACAAGTCTTAAAAGGTTTGCTTTATGCTGAACACTTGCAAGTACAAGAACAACGTATGCATTATGAATCACAAAGCGTTCTTATGACAGAATTTAACATATGTCCAGTctgtaaaaaaagattcggTAATCAGAGGTTAGTattcaatatatcttttatcaatattgaCTGATAATgtcatcatataaataaattgaaatataaattatttttcagtgCATTTGCGAGATATCCGAATGGTGATATTGTACATTATTCATGTCAAGATCGTAAAGCATAACTTATatgtgtattataatttaaatatatttatattaagtaatGTAAAATGTACATTATGATGTACTTCTGCcatgttatatgtataaatatatacattttccattatttttctatttatatttactgtGATatgttcttaatttatttttattataatattactttatgttagaaaaaattaaaaaaagatttaattgtatatatttatatatttatatacatttatatacatttgttattcttgaaacaaattataattaaagactttttattttttatcctttaattgaaaaatattgtataaaattaatatcaattaatatcaattataagaaaataataattcgtaataaaaatataaatataattatttatattatatgcacttattcttatttacatGACTTCAttgtcaatttaatttttcttgaatatttaaaatgagttatatttttaataaacttttgttttaaaatttttataataatgattaacaGTAAGGATGGGGCGTGCCCGGTCCAGAATGTGGGTAAACGGGACTAGTGATGTCATAAGCTATCTTGTATTCCTACGCCGGTTGTTACAAGGCAGGTATAAGTGTAGCCGTAATCACATACGTTTTGATCATTtaaatccatttaaaaaatatataaattagttaTCTTTTTATgctaataagataattttatttatttttataataaaatattattgtcaattaaaaaattatgcatttatatataaacaatatatatcatataaaataaaataaatatttctatcgtttcaataaaatttgatagaaatatttttgtattttaaacattattgcacaaaaatttttaatatttatagaatttttatagaattataaaaatatatatataagaaaaatatttttcaaaaataacaatcattttgtcggatattttatcgatcat from the Apis mellifera strain DH4 linkage group LG9, Amel_HAv3.1, whole genome shotgun sequence genome contains:
- the LOC409186 gene encoding vam6/Vps39-like protein isoform X2, encoding MHDAYEETSILNISVQIESMAAYDNIICVHDLNSLNFQQLYQLQKTRGATLFSLDIKPNQIINGEKHTIVHLCVVVKRKLQLYKSKGKKFETFNDLELTVPDIPRELSWCGETLVLGFRGLSYTILDLNGKTKELFPTGKSPEPSVTKLSDNSFVLGKDSQSFVMDTRGELIQHNPVKWSDTPSAIAWDDPYLLGIVHDRLEVYTTEGCLHIQTIKDLNKARLIYRCKQGKVFVASISHVWCVRAIDVTHQIRTLLEQTQFQLALKLTSLSDISEEEKVKQIYKIQTLYAHHLFRSKRFQEAMDQFLKIGTDPYEVIMLFPDLVTPSSNNPEVSDPTLPKLQDHDLEKGLRALIVFLTEVRHKLMGDSKAKDKDNIKEKSLIEGKKNMTAVATEQLLKIIDTTLLKCYLQTTDALVAPLLRLNHCHLAEAEKTLLMHQKYPELIILYQTKGQHRKALELLEKHAKENDSSLKGTARTIQYLQHLGKDYIDLILKFAGWVLNEDPEQGLRIFIEDIQEVEQLPRAKVLDYLLRCHKDLVITYLEHVVHVWEDTNLLFHNVLIHQYKEKCLACMSENATPAEKQTAQYIRQKLQQFLQKSEHYMPETVLVHFPFDNLFEERAIILERLARHQQVISIYISLLNDVPKAIEYCNKVYTRYQKNADKQKQSNGADEVYVMLIQQLLKPDDKENLMAGCSSEIQKTAQPDLEMALRLLEEHAAKIDPLKALEILPDNVSIGRIRHFLEVSLQEKLNAKRRIQVLKGLLYAEHLQVQEQRMHYESQSVLMTEFNICPVCKKRFGNQSAFARYPNGDIVHYSCQDRKA
- the LOC409186 gene encoding vam6/Vps39-like protein isoform X1 — its product is MHDAYEETSILNISVQIESMAAYDDNLLIGTREGHLLMYNVPSVSDDNHKLELLRHSKNFNKKRITQIDVIPEYNLLIILTDNIICVHDLNSLNFQQLYQLQKTRGATLFSLDIKPNQIINGEKHTIVHLCVVVKRKLQLYKSKGKKFETFNDLELTVPDIPRELSWCGETLVLGFRGLSYTILDLNGKTKELFPTGKSPEPSVTKLSDNSFVLGKDSQSFVMDTRGELIQHNPVKWSDTPSAIAWDDPYLLGIVHDRLEVYTTEGCLHIQTIKDLNKARLIYRCKQGKVFVASISHVWCVRAIDVTHQIRTLLEQTQFQLALKLTSLSDISEEEKVKQIYKIQTLYAHHLFRSKRFQEAMDQFLKIGTDPYEVIMLFPDLVTPSSNNPEVSDPTLPKLQDHDLEKGLRALIVFLTEVRHKLMGDSKAKDKDNIKEKSLIEGKKNMTAVATEQLLKIIDTTLLKCYLQTTDALVAPLLRLNHCHLAEAEKTLLMHQKYPELIILYQTKGQHRKALELLEKHAKENDSSLKGTARTIQYLQHLGKDYIDLILKFAGWVLNEDPEQGLRIFIEDIQEVEQLPRAKVLDYLLRCHKDLVITYLEHVVHVWEDTNLLFHNVLIHQYKEKCLACMSENATPAEKQTAQYIRQKLQQFLQKSEHYMPETVLVHFPFDNLFEERAIILERLARHQQVISIYISLLNDVPKAIEYCNKVYTRYQKNADKQKQSNGADEVYVMLIQQLLKPDDKENLMAGCSSEIQKTAQPDLEMALRLLEEHAAKIDPLKALEILPDNVSIGRIRHFLEVSLQEKLNAKRRIQVLKGLLYAEHLQVQEQRMHYESQSVLMTEFNICPVCKKRFGNQSAFARYPNGDIVHYSCQDRKA
- the LOC409186 gene encoding vam6/Vps39-like protein isoform X3, with protein sequence MHDAYEETSILNISVQIESMAAYDDNLLIGTREGHLLMYNVPSVSDDNHKLELLRHSKNFNKKRITQIDVIPEYNLLIILTDNIICVHDLNSLNFQQLYQLQKTRGATLFSLDIKPNQIINGEKHTIVHLCVVVKRKLQLYKSKGKKFETFNDLELTVPDIPRELSWCGETLVLGFRGLSYTILDLNGKTKELFPTGKSPEPSVTKLSDNSFVLGKDSQSFVMDTRGELIQHNPVKWSDTPSAIAWDDPYLLGIVHDRLEVYTTEGCLHIQTIKDLNKARLIYRCKQGKVFVASISHVWCVRAIDVTHQIRTLLEQTQFQLALKLTSLSDISEEEKVKQIYKIQTLYAHHLFRSKRFQEAMDQFLKIGTDPYEVIMLFPDLVTPSSNNPEVSDPTLPKLQDHDLEKGLRALIVFLTEVRHKLMGDSKAKDKDNIKEKSLIEGKKNMTAVATEQLLKIIDTTLLKCYLQTTDALVAPLLRLNHCHLAEAEKTLLMHQKYPELIILYQTKGQHRKALELLEKHAKENDSSLKGTARTIQYLQHLGKDYIDLILKFAGWVLNEDPEQGLRIFIEDIQEVEQLPRAKVLDYLLRCHKDLVITYLEHVVHVWEDTNLLFHNVLIHQYKEKCLACMSENATPAEKQTAQYIRQKLQQFLQKSEHYMPETVLVHFPFDNLFEERAIILERLARHQQVISIYISLLNDVPKAIEYCNKVYTRYQKNADKQKQSNGADEVYVMLIQQLLKPDDKENLMAVHIYIRV